A genome region from Pseudomonadota bacterium includes the following:
- a CDS encoding metallophosphoesterase, which produces MGTGAGGAAGGAAGAAGGAGSNLAGMGMGGAVAAAGMGGAGGMIAAGFGGIGVGGMGMGGAGGTLPPVTNSTMPDLKVAFTGDMAVRPGQSDEVLKLIKRERAHLVLHAGDLGYGDGPVAFENQLNSVLGDTYPYFYSVGNHDTGNQGWSTYQQNMQKRLDKIPEASCTGDLGVRSTCTYQGLMFILSGVGTVGNTMAHNRYISNELSKSDQLWEICDWHKNHTDMQVGGKSTEVEAATYKACLDGGAIVATAHEHSYGRTFTLTNFRGRPYGKMGPPDMLTLSEGSTFVFHSGIGGSDIRVFRSHGNNSWWATIYTSDRFVMNGMRVNNFSANFGALFITFHVNGNPRSAEGYFKTISNDTIDRFTVTNMKP; this is translated from the coding sequence GTGGGAACCGGTGCTGGCGGCGCAGCCGGCGGGGCTGCTGGCGCGGCGGGTGGCGCAGGCTCGAACCTGGCCGGCATGGGCATGGGCGGTGCCGTCGCTGCGGCGGGCATGGGCGGCGCTGGCGGCATGATCGCGGCCGGTTTCGGGGGGATCGGCGTGGGCGGCATGGGCATGGGCGGCGCTGGCGGAACCCTGCCGCCGGTGACCAACTCGACCATGCCGGATCTCAAGGTCGCCTTCACCGGCGACATGGCGGTGAGACCAGGCCAATCCGACGAAGTCCTCAAGCTAATCAAGCGGGAACGCGCCCACCTGGTGCTGCACGCCGGTGACCTCGGTTATGGCGACGGCCCCGTGGCGTTCGAAAACCAGCTCAACAGCGTCCTTGGCGACACGTACCCCTACTTCTACTCGGTCGGCAACCACGACACGGGCAACCAGGGTTGGTCCACCTACCAGCAGAACATGCAGAAGCGTCTCGACAAGATCCCCGAGGCGAGCTGCACCGGCGATCTGGGCGTCCGATCGACCTGCACCTACCAAGGGCTGATGTTCATTCTCTCGGGCGTGGGCACGGTCGGCAACACGATGGCCCACAACAGGTACATCAGCAACGAGCTCTCCAAGAGCGACCAGCTCTGGGAAATCTGCGACTGGCACAAGAACCACACCGACATGCAGGTCGGCGGCAAGAGCACCGAGGTGGAGGCAGCTACCTACAAGGCATGTCTCGACGGTGGCGCGATCGTCGCGACAGCGCACGAGCACTCGTACGGCCGCACGTTCACGCTAACCAACTTCAGGGGTCGCCCCTACGGCAAGATGGGCCCCCCCGATATGCTCACGCTGAGCGAGGGCTCGACTTTCGTATTTCATTCTGGAATCGGCGGTTCCGACATCCGCGTCTTCCGCTCGCACGGAAACAACTCGTGGTGGGCCACCATCTACACCAGCGACCGCTTCGTCATGAACGGTATGCGGGTGAACAACTTCAGCGCGAATTTCGGGGCGCTGTTCATCACGTTCCATGTCAACGGCAACCCGCGCAGCGCCGAGGGCTATTTCAAGACCATCAGCAACGACACGATCGATCGGTTCACCGTCACGAACATGAAACCATGA
- a CDS encoding EAL domain-containing protein gives MSAAGRVRPEQTAWRDVSEVLSTGQRAPSGEFMGSIPVTDIGAAYQPIVRMATGSLFAYEVLARPRAALRLTPERLFELASLHNACGRLGRLLRRLALPACAGRAVFLNVHPEELVDRWILQPDDPLFGHDNEVYLEITESVPLTHFDLVRATLDELRSRGHVHLVVDDLGAGYSNLRRIADLAPQIVKLDRCLVTGLDRNDRQYRLVRAVVRMCEDLGAEVVAEGIETLDELEAVRDAGAHYGQGFVLGRPASLPPPVIWHAR, from the coding sequence CTGAACAGACGGCCTGGCGGGACGTCAGCGAGGTGCTTTCTACAGGCCAGCGAGCACCCAGCGGCGAGTTCATGGGCAGCATCCCGGTGACCGACATCGGCGCCGCGTACCAGCCCATAGTACGGATGGCCACCGGGAGCCTGTTTGCGTACGAGGTGTTGGCGCGGCCCCGGGCAGCCCTGCGCCTCACTCCAGAGAGGCTGTTCGAGCTGGCGTCGCTTCACAACGCCTGCGGTCGTCTGGGACGTCTGCTGCGCCGGCTGGCCCTGCCAGCGTGCGCGGGACGTGCGGTATTCCTCAATGTCCACCCAGAGGAGCTGGTGGACCGCTGGATCCTCCAGCCCGACGATCCCCTGTTCGGACACGACAACGAAGTGTACCTGGAGATCACGGAATCGGTACCGCTCACCCACTTCGATCTGGTGCGGGCCACCCTGGACGAGCTTCGCTCGCGCGGTCACGTGCACCTGGTCGTAGATGACCTTGGCGCCGGCTACTCCAATCTGCGCCGGATCGCGGACCTGGCACCCCAGATCGTCAAGCTCGACCGGTGTCTGGTCACGGGTCTGGATCGCAACGACCGCCAGTATCGCCTTGTGCGAGCAGTCGTCCGAATGTGCGAGGATCTGGGCGCGGAAGTCGTCGCGGAGGGCATCGAGACGCTGGATGAGCTCGAGGCGGTACGTGACGCCGGCGCCCACTACGGCCAAGGCTTCGTCCTCGGCCGACCCGCAAGCCTGCCGCCCCCGGTGATCTGGCACGCCCGCTAG